Part of the Deltaproteobacteria bacterium genome is shown below.
GGCGGCGCTGGTGACGCTGCCCGCCGCGCGCCGCGCCGCGGCGGCGCTGGTCTTCACCGCGCACAGCGTCCCGGTCGCGATGGCCGCGCGCTCGCCGTACGTGGCGGAGGTCACGGCCTCGGCGCGCGCCGTCGCCGAGCAGCTCGGGCGCACCCGCTGGCAGGTCGCCTACCAGAGCCGCAGCGGGAGCCGGCGCGAGTCCTGGCTCGAGCCCGACGTGAACGAGGCGCTGCGCGCGCTCGCCGCCGAGGGCAGACGGGATGTCGTGGTCGTGCCGGTCGGCTTCGTCTGCGATCACGTCGAGGTGCTCTACGACCTGGACGTCGAGGCGCGGGCCACGGCGCGCGCGGCCGGCCTGGGCTTCGCGCGCGCCAGCACCGTGAACGACCATCCCCTCTTCATCCGCATGCTGGCCGAGGTGGTCGCGGCAGCCGCCGCATGAGCGCGCGCGTCGCCGTGGTGGGCGGCGGCGTGGCCGGGCTCGCTGCGGCGCAGCGGCTGGTCGAGCGCGGCGTGACCGACTGCGTGCTGCTCGAGGCCGGCGAGCGGCTCGGCGGCTCGATCGCGACCGAGCGGAGCGGCGGGTTCACGATCGAGGCGGGCGCGGACTCCTTCTTGACCGAGAAGCCGTGGGCCGCCGAGCTGTGCGAGCGCCTCGGCGTGCCGCTGGTCGGCACGCGCGAGGGCGAGCGGCGCACGTACGTTGTCCACGACGGCCGCATCGAGCCCTTGCCGGAGGGCTTCCTGCTCCTCGCGCCGACGGACCTCGGCGCGCTCGCCGTCTCGCCCCTCTTCTCCTGGCGCGGGAAGCTGCGCATGGCGCTCGACCTCGTCCTCCCGTGCGCCGCGGACGCCGCCGACGAGAGTCTCGCCCACTTCGTGCGCCGCCGCTTCGGGCGCGAGGCGCTCGAGCGGGCGGCCGAGCCGCTCGCCGGCGGCATCTACACCGCGGATGCGGAGCGGCTCTCGCTGCGAGCCACCATGCCGCGCTTCCGCGAGCTCGAGCGGAAGTACCGGAGCGTGATTCGAGGGCTCCGCGCCGAGGCTGGCGCCATCAAGGCCGCGGGGGCACGTTACTCGCTCTTCGCCGCCCCCGCGGACGGCATGGGCGCGCTCGTCGAGGCGCTCGCGCGGCGGCTGCGAGAGGGCGTGCGCCTTCGCTCACCCGTGGGCGAGCTCGCGCGCGACGGTGCGACGTGGCGGCTCCGCGCGGGCGGGGAGGTGCTCGCCGCCGACGCCCTCGTGCTCGCCGCGCCGGCCCGCGCGCTGGCGCCCCTCCTCGCGCCGCTCGATGCGCAGCTCGGACGCCTGCTCGGCGAGATCGAGTACGCCTCCTCGGCGACCGTGACGCTCGCCTACCGGAGCGCCGACGTATCCGGGGCGCGCGGCTTCGGCTTCGTCGTCCCCGCCGTGGAGCGCCACGCGCTCATCGCCTGCACCTACGCGAGCCGCAAGTTCCCGGGGCGCGCACCAGAGGGCCACGAGCTGGTCCGAGCCTTCGTCGGGGGCGCGCTGCGGGCCGACGTACTCGCTCGCGACGACGGCGCACTGGTGGGGGTGGTCCGCGACGAGCTCCGGGATCTCGTCGGCATCACGGCCGCACCCGAGCTGACGCGCGTGCACCGCCACCGCCTGGCGATGCCACAGTACGCGGTCGGCCACCTCGAGCGGGTCGCGGCCATCGAGGCGCGCGCGGCGGCGCTCCCCGCACTTGCGCTTGCGGGCGCGGCCTATCGCGGCGTGGGTGTGCCCGACTGCGTGCGCAGCGGGGCGGCGGCGGCAGATTACGTGCTCGAGGAGCATCCGTGGCAGAGAGCCGAGGCCTGAAGCGCTGTGCCTGGCCTGCGCTCGCCTGGGGTGTCGGCCTCGCCGGCCTCGCCTACCGCATCCGGGAGCTCGGCCGCTACGGCTTCTGGAACGACGAGGCCTGGGTGGCCCTCTCGACGCGCGTGCAGGGTGTGGCGCAGTTTCGCCTCTCGCTGGGCCCCACGCCCGTGCTGTGGGCCGCGACCCTCCGGCTGCTCGCACCGCTCCCGCTGGCCCCGGAGGTGTCGCTGCGGCTCCTCCCGTTTCTCTTCAGCGGGCTCACCCTCTGGCTCGCGTTCCGCACGGGGAGGCACCTCGTCGGCGCGCTCGGCGGGCTCCTCGCGCTCGGCGCGATCGCCTTCGATCCCGGCTCGATCCTGTGGGCCAAGCTGCTGAAGCAGTACAGCGCGGAGGCATTCCTCGCCCTGCTCGCCTTTCATCGGGCGACCGTCTTCGGCCGCAGCCACCGGACGCGGGACCTGGTGGCGCTCGGGCTCACGCTCTCGGTCGGCGTCGCGCTCGCGAACGCGCAGCTCTTCGTGGGACCACCGCTCCTCGGCGCGCTGCTGGCAGACGCGATCGCGACCGAAGACTGGCCGCGGGCGCGCGCCGTCGTCGCCGCCGGGGTCGCGGTCGGCGCCTGGGACCTCGCCTACTTCAAGATCCTCGTCGCGCCGCACCTCACGGCGTCGCTCGCGGAGTACTGGGACAACGCGTACGTGACGGGCTCGGC
Proteins encoded:
- the hemG gene encoding protoporphyrinogen oxidase; this translates as MSARVAVVGGGVAGLAAAQRLVERGVTDCVLLEAGERLGGSIATERSGGFTIEAGADSFLTEKPWAAELCERLGVPLVGTREGERRTYVVHDGRIEPLPEGFLLLAPTDLGALAVSPLFSWRGKLRMALDLVLPCAADAADESLAHFVRRRFGREALERAAEPLAGGIYTADAERLSLRATMPRFRELERKYRSVIRGLRAEAGAIKAAGARYSLFAAPADGMGALVEALARRLREGVRLRSPVGELARDGATWRLRAGGEVLAADALVLAAPARALAPLLAPLDAQLGRLLGEIEYASSATVTLAYRSADVSGARGFGFVVPAVERHALIACTYASRKFPGRAPEGHELVRAFVGGALRADVLARDDGALVGVVRDELRDLVGITAAPELTRVHRHRLAMPQYAVGHLERVAAIEARAAALPALALAGAAYRGVGVPDCVRSGAAAADYVLEEHPWQRAEA